From one uncultured Paludibacter sp. genomic stretch:
- a CDS encoding Beta-ketoacyl-acyl-carrier-protein synthase III, translating into MKAYIKXISYALPDKIVTNDDLVKEFPEWTVEKIAGKVGVEEXRVAMENETAADLAVKAAEKLFTEHTVDKNSIDFVLFCTQSPDYFLPTSACVIQDKLGLRTDIGALDFNLGCSGYVYGLSLAKGFIMANIANNVLLLTAETYNKHIHPKDKGNRTIFGDAAAATLISDNGFAEIGEFSLGTDGRGAENLIVKKGGLRHPLPLNDMEFDENGNPKSSDYLFMDGGEIFNFTSDAVPVLVEKVLEKNRLKLEDVDLVVFHQANKYMMNYLRKLIGIEPENFYIYLKNVGNTVSSTIPIALYHAQKEEKLQGNILLAGFGVGYSWGGVTLKIINS; encoded by the coding sequence ATGAAAGCATACATCAAANCTATTTCCTACGCACTGCCGGATAAAATTGTAACTAATGATGATTTGGTAAAGGAATTTCCGGAATGGACNGTNGAAAAAATAGCNGGAAAAGTCGGAGTAGAGGAAAGNCGTGTGGCTATGGAAAATGAAACGGCNGCAGATTTAGCCGTTAAAGCCGCAGAAAAACTATTCACGGAGCATACTGTTGACAAGAATTCCATTGATTTTGTTCTTTTTTGCACACAAAGTCCTGATTATTTTCTTCCAACTTCAGCATGTGTTATTCAAGATAAATTGGGCTTAAGAACAGATATTGGGGCGTTGGATTTTAATTTGGGATGTTCGGGCTATGTATATGGACTTTCTTTGGCAAAAGGTTTTATAATGGCAAATATTGCCAATAATGTTCTGCTTCTTACCGCAGAAACATACAATAAACATATACATCCCAAAGACAAAGGAAACCGCACTATTTTCGGAGACGCTGCGGCTGCTACATTAATTTCAGATAATGGATTTGCAGAAATAGGAGAATTCTCATTGGGAACAGATGGAAGAGGCGCTGAAAATTTGATTGTAAAAAAGGGCGGTTTACGTCATCCACTACCTTTAAATGATATGGAATTTGATGAAAACGGCAATCCTAAATCTTCCGATTATCTTTTTATGGACGGTGGCGAAATTTTTAATTTTACTTCGGATGCTGTTCCTGTTTTGGTAGAAAAAGTGTTGGAGAAAAATCGATTAAAACTCGAAGATGTGGATTTAGTAGTTTTTCATCAGGCAAATAAATATATGATGAATTATTTGAGAAAATTGATTGGGATTGAACCTGAGAATTTTTATATTTATTTGAAAAACGTAGGGAATACTGTTTCATCTACCATTCCTATTGCATTGTATCACGCACAGAAAGAAGAAAAACTTCAAGGAAATATTTTATTGGCAGGATTTGGTGTCGGTTATTCTTGGGGTGGAGTTACTCTGAAAATTATCAATTCATAA
- a CDS encoding conserved membrane hypothetical protein (Evidence 4 : Unknown function but conserved in other organisms) — protein MGVSVLFFQFAMYWYVYLIGILEVAGFFYFSNLFIKKWAKLSPKTFIKRIFVTGVIIRVVWVVFSYFFYLLLTGTPFEFQAADSLTYDYFANEVARKGFSALSVIFAGMSIGDTGYATYLGTIYMIFGNAIIIPRLIKALLGAWTAVLIYKTASRNFGEAGGRIAAIFIMLMPNLIYYCGLHLKEVEMVFLSVAFIERADFLLRSKNFNFVNIFVPLILAALIFTFRTVLGVTALFSLFTALLFSTKKILGFGQRFIIGIWVIVAIAFFVGGKISTEVEQLWKSRSTNQEGSMEWRAXREGGNKFASKASTAVFAPAIFXIPIPTMVNIEIQMNQQLINGGNFDKEILVFFLALSFIWIIKNKKWRDFTLIGAFMLGYLVVIAMSAFAQSERFHQPALPFILMFAAFGXTQVTNKTKKYYIGYLVALFFIIVAWNWFKLAGRGLA, from the coding sequence ATGGGAGTTTCGGTGTTATTTTTTCAATTTGCTATGTATTGGTATGTATATTTAATCGGAATATTGGAAGTTGCCGGTTTCTTCTATTTTTCCAACTTATTTATTAAAAAATGGGCAAAGCTCTCTCCTAAAACCTTTATAAAAAGAATATTTGTTACCGGCGTAATAATACGTGTTGTCTGGGTGGTATTCAGTTATTTCTTTTATTTATTGTTGACAGGAACTCCATTCGAGTTTCAAGCCGCAGATTCTTTAACTTATGATTATTTTGCAAACGAAGTTGCCAGAAAAGGTTTTTCTGCGTTAAGTGTAATATTTGCCGGTATGAGCATAGGAGATACCGGGTACGCTACCTACTTGGGAACCATTTATATGATTTTTGGAAACGCTATAATTATTCCTCGTTTAATTAAAGCCCTCCTGGGNGCGTGGACAGCAGTGTTGATTTATAAAACTGCGTCTCGTAATTTTGGGGAAGCTGGAGGAAGAATAGCTGCTATATTTATAATGTTAATGCCTAATCTTATCTATTATTGCGGATTGCATCTCAAAGAGGTAGAAATGGTGTTTTTATCGGTTGCATTTATTGAGCGTGCCGATTTTCTTTTGAGGTCGAAGAATTTTAATTTTGTTAATATTTTTGTACCTCTCATATTAGCCGCGCTTATATTTACTTTTCGAACAGTATTGGGAGTTACGGCATTATTTTCTTTATTTACGGCGCTTTTGTTTTCAACTAAAAAGATATTAGGATTTGGGCAACGATTTATTATCGGTATTTGGGTGATAGTAGCTATAGCTTTCTTTGTTGGTGGAAAAATCTCTACGGAGGTAGAACAATTATGGAAAAGTCGTAGCACAAATCAGGAAGGTTCTATGGAATGGCGAGCACANCGGGAGGGNGGNAATAAATTTGCCAGTAAGGCATCTACAGCTGTATTTGCACCGGCTATTTTTNTTATTCCCATTCCTACAATGGTAAATATCGAAATACAAATGAATCAACAATTAATAAATGGTGGAAACTTTGATAAAGAAATACTGGTTTTTTTCTTGGCATTGTCATTTATTTGGATAATAAAAAATAAAAAATGGCGTGATTTTACTTTAATTGGGGCGTTTATGTTGGGATATTTGGTTGTAATTGCAATGAGCGCTTTTGCACAATCAGAACGTTTTCACCAACCAGCATTACCTTTTATATTGATGTTTGCAGCTTTTGGGANAACACAAGTAACAAATAAAACAAAAAAATATTATATAGGTTATTTGGTGGCGTTATTTTTTATTATTGTGGCTTGGAATTGGTTTAAATTGGCAGGAAGAGGTCTTGCGTAA
- a CDS encoding conserved hypothetical protein (Evidence 4 : Unknown function but conserved in other organisms): MIEIKNNIDKNKWENLAKESSNTTFFQTKECYDFYRSLSFLESFVFGVEENNHLKGIVCGSIISXEGSLKRFFSRRAIVHGGPLLADDISEEALERLLTYTKAQLKRKSIYIEFRNNNDYSRYKKNFEKCGFNYNKHLNYIVETTQDIEKIISKLSESKRRQIRKAKDAGVKVVETKESKDIDEFYEILSKLYKQKVKKPLFPKDFFEKLITLPHGHLFVAKYNNLVISGMACVSLEKKTLYEWFVCGEKEEYNHLYPSVTVTYAAIEYAANNGFDKFDFMGAGKPNESYGVRDFKEKFGGELVEYGRFVCVNKPIRYNLGVIAIKLIRKMYSNNV; this comes from the coding sequence ATGATCGAAATCAAAAATAATATCGATAAAAATAAATGGGAAAATCTGGCAAAAGAATCTTCTAATACTACATTTTTTCAAACCAAAGAATGTTATGATTTTTATCGTTCGCTTTCTTTTTTGGAATCGTTTGTTTTTGGAGTAGAAGAAAATAATCATTTAAAAGGAATAGTTTGTGGCTCTATTATAAGCAANGAGGGCTCACTAAAACGTTTTTTTTCACGTAGAGCCATTGTTCATGGCGGTCCGTTACTGGCTGATGATATTTCGGAAGAAGCTTTGGAACGTTTATTGACTTATACCAAAGCACAGTTGAAAAGAAAATCCATTTATATTGAGTTTCGTAATAACAATGATTACAGTAGATATAAAAAGAACTTTGAAAAATGTGGTTTTAATTATAATAAACATCTGAACTACATAGTTGAAACAACGCAGGATATTGAAAAAATAATATCGAAATTAAGTGAAAGTAAACGACGTCAAATTAGAAAAGCAAAAGATGCCGGAGTGAAAGTTGTAGAAACAAAAGAGAGTAAAGACATTGATGAGTTTTATGAAATCTTGAGCAAATTGTACAAACAAAAAGTGAAAAAACCACTTTTCCCAAAAGATTTTTTTGAGAAATTAATAACTTTGCCTCACGGACATTTATTTGTTGCTAAATATAATAATTTAGTCATTAGCGGAATGGCTTGTGTTTCTTTGGAAAAGAAAACATTATATGAGTGGTTTGTATGCGGAGAAAAAGAAGAATATAATCATTTATATCCTTCGGTAACTGTAACTTATGCCGCCATTGAATATGCCGCCAACAATGGATTTGACAAATTTGATTTTATGGGAGCGGGAAAGCCGAATGAAAGTTATGGAGTAAGAGATTTTAAAGAAAAATTTGGAGGAGAATTGGTGGAGTATGGCAGATTTGTGTGTGTGAATAAACCTATTCGTTATAATTTAGGAGTTATAGCTATAAAATTAATCAGAAAAATGTATTCTAATAATGTTTAA
- a CDS encoding putative acyl carrier protein (Evidence 3 : Putative function from multiple computational evidences), translating into MDKQEFIKNFGNQFDDTDTSVFTMETRFRELEEWSSLVALAVLNMIAKKYEVKLTPDEMKPTKTIQELYDLVLSKK; encoded by the coding sequence ATGGATAAACAAGAATTTATAAAAAACTTTGGAAATCAGTTTGATGATACAGACACTTCTGTATTTACGATGGAAACACGTTTCAGGGAATTAGAAGAATGGTCGTCGTTAGTTGCTTTGGCTGTATTGAATATGATTGCAAAAAAATACGAAGTGAAATTAACTCCGGATGAAATGAAACCTACGAAAACTATTCAGGAGTTATATGATTTGGTTTTATCAAAGAAGTAA
- a CDS encoding Glycosyl transferase family 2, with amino-acid sequence MFSVIIPLHNKVPYVEKAIRSVLNQTYQEFELIIVDDGSTDGGVEVAKSVFLQTTNCKLQTQSNQGVSTARNNGVKAAKYDYIAFLDADDWWEPTFLEEMKALIEEFPDAGIYGSSYYKVKNGKXIPANIGVEVGFEKGIINYFQVYAKTMWMPLWTGAVIIPKKIFTEKKGFKPHLKLGEDFDLWVRIALKXPVVFLNKQLAYYNQDVELTNRAIGMKLYKPEEHMLFADYGVLMQNLDFKYLFEKLALYGLLPYYLKNVNKKEVDNILYNIDWKKHETKYKIYYRVLPKFILKTYFSVLKLGFYVKSYINK; translated from the coding sequence ATGTTCTCAGTCATTATACCACTCCATAATAAAGTTCCTTACGTAGAAAAAGCAATCCGATCGGTGCTCAATCAAACTTATCAGGAGTTTGAGTTGATCATTGTTGACGATGGAAGTACAGATGGTGGTGTTGAAGTAGCAAAGAGCGTTTTCCTACAAACTACAAATTGCAAACTGCAAACTCAATCTAATCAGGGAGTCTCAACTGCAAGGAATAACGGAGTAAAAGCTGCAAAATACGATTATATTGCTTTTTTGGATGCGGATGATTGGTGGGAGCCGACTTTTTTGGAGGAAATGAAAGCGTTGATTGAAGAATTTCCCGATGCAGGCATTTATGGAAGCAGTTATTATAAAGTAAAGAACGGAAAAAANATACCTGCTAATATTGGAGTGGAAGTTGGGTTTGAAAAAGGAATAATCAATTATTTTCAGGTATATGCAAAAACTATGTGGATGCCGCTATGGACAGGTGCAGTAATTATTCCAAAGAAAATATTTACCGAAAAAAAAGGATTTAAACCTCATTTGAAACTGGGTGAAGATTTTGATTTATGGGTAAGAATAGCATTAAAATANCCCGTGGTATTTTTAAATAAACAATTGGCATATTACAATCAAGATGTGGAGTTAACAAACAGAGCCATTGGAATGAAATTATATAAGCCGGAAGAGCATATGCTTTTTGCGGATTACGGTGTATTGATGCAGAATTTGGATTTTAAATATTTATTTGAAAAACTGGCATTGTATGGATTGCTGCCTTATTATCTGAAGAATGTAAATAAAAAGGAAGTAGATAATATTTTATACAATATAGATTGGAAAAAACACGAAACAAAATATAAAATATATTATAGAGTTTTGCCCAAGTTTATTCTAAAAACGTATTTTTCAGTTTTAAAATTGGGTTTTTATGTGAAATCATATATAAACAAATGA
- a CDS encoding hypothetical protein (Evidence 5 : Unknown function), translated as MFNILIGEISSNKGVVIAKYIKKYYNDVKIFSYDNLKYTKRIHTRYSDKHIVILDSDINSYLDKICNLISEFNIDLFLPVHSDYIGEIIKRKKKYGKSLNYLGCYEDYENLHIKSKLQKIAEELCINVPKEYLNIDDAVIPFVGKPVNKSSSKGVIYCKTIKNFHKYKNRSFSNYIFQEFIEGIGCGYSVYAINGKIQAEYAHKRLIEFPYSGGSSIYRKSIEGKEMKQVAQMILSKIKWTGFVMFEFKYTKDKKFILIETNPRIWGSINQGLMNGSDFFSSLIPNDLKKITPQLEESIYTYMSPQIYYSFFQCIINLDFKKIRYFFENKYSNSPDVSLKDDFKGYLSIILRSFYRKKNG; from the coding sequence ATGTTTAATATTTTAATTGGAGAAATATCAAGTAATAAAGGTGTAGTCATCGCTAAATATATAAAAAAATATTACAATGATGTTAAAATATTTTCCTATGATAATTTAAAATATACCAAAAGAATCCATACTCGATATTCAGATAAACATATAGTCATCCTTGATAGTGACATAAATTCATATCTCGATAAAATTTGTAATCTAATATCGGAGTTTAATATTGATTTATTTCTGCCTGTGCATAGTGATTATATTGGAGAAATTATAAAACGAAAAAAGAAATATGGAAAATCTTTGAATTATCTTGGTTGTTATGAAGATTATGAAAATTTACATATAAAAAGCAAATTGCAAAAAATAGCTGAAGAACTATGTATTAATGTTCCCAAAGAATACTTAAATATTGATGATGCAGTTATTCCTTTTGTTGGAAAACCTGTTAACAAATCATCTTCTAAAGGAGTTATTTACTGTAAAACAATTAAAAATTTTCATAAGTATAAAAATAGAAGTTTTTCAAATTATATTTTCCAAGAGTTTATCGAAGGAATTGGATGTGGTTATTCAGTTTATGCTATAAATGGGAAAATACAAGCGGAATATGCTCATAAAAGACTAATAGAGTTTCCATACTCAGGAGGCTCAAGTATTTATCGAAAAAGTATTGAAGGAAAAGAAATGAAGCAGGTAGCACAGATGATATTATCTAAAATCAAATGGACAGGTTTTGTGATGTTTGAGTTTAAATATACAAAAGATAAAAAATTTATATTGATTGAAACGAATCCTAGAATATGGGGATCTATCAATCAAGGTTTAATGAATGGAAGTGACTTTTTTTCATCTTTGATTCCTAACGATTTAAAAAAAATAACACCTCAATTAGAAGAAAGTATTTACACTTATATGTCTCCTCAAATATATTATTCTTTTTTTCAATGCATTATAAATTTAGATTTTAAAAAAATCAGATATTTCTTTGAAAATAAATATTCAAATTCACCAGATGTGTCATTGAAGGATGATTTCAAAGGGTATTTAAGTATAATTTTAAGATCTTTTTATCGAAAAAAAAATGGCTAA
- a CDS encoding conserved hypothetical protein (Evidence 4 : Unknown function but conserved in other organisms), which produces MKYLFQLNHPAHYHLFKNTIHQLKKNGHEVRILARPKDILIDLLKNETFDVITIPKGKNILEKIKLNKKVQNYILNYTSGFNPDMIIGTGDFSYVTKKQGIPSVQCGEDDVTLNLFLFLWTLSVYGNFSAILAPVGVNNFVWNSKTTFYHGYHKLAYLHPNQFTPDKKVVEXYFSVDKPYFILRFAKLNAYHDVNAKGINAEIAQKLIEILQPYGDIYITSERELEPQFEKYRLRIDPLDIHHVMFYSKLYIGDSQSMAVEAAMLGVPSVRFNDFAGKISVLEELEHKYGLTFGIKTENKNKLYEKVQELLLVENLSEEFQLRRKKMLADKIDVTAFLVWFIENFPQSKQIMKKNPDCQNVFK; this is translated from the coding sequence ATGAAATATCTTTTTCAGTTAAATCATCCGGCACATTATCATTTGTTCAAAAACACTATTCATCAACTGAAAAAGAATGGACACGAAGTTCGGATTTTAGCACGTCCAAAAGATATTTTGATTGATTTGTTGAAAAATGAAACGTTTGATGTTATTACCATCCCGAAAGGAAAAAACATTCTCGAAAAGATAAAGTTGAATAAGAAAGTTCAGAATTATATTTTGAATTATACATCCGGTTTCAATCCAGATATGATTATTGGTACCGGTGATTTTTCTTACGTTACTAAAAAACAGGGAATTCCATCTGTACAGTGTGGAGAAGATGATGTAACCCTAAATTTGTTTCTATTTTTATGGACGCTAAGTGTATATGGTAATTTCTCTGCGATTTTAGCTCCGGTGGGAGTAAATAATTTTGTTTGGAACAGTAAAACCACATTTTATCACGGATATCATAAACTGGCATATTTACATCCAAATCAATTTACACCCGATAAAAAAGTAGTGGAGANATATTTTTCGGTAGATAAACCTTATTTTATTCTTCGGTTTGCAAAGCTCAACGCTTATCACGATGTAAATGCAAAAGGGATAAACGCCGAAATTGCACAAAAATTAATTGAAATTCTTCAACCTTACGGCGATATTTATATTACTTCCGAAAGAGAATTGGAACCTCAGTTTGAAAAATATCGGTTAAGAATTGATCCTTTAGACATACATCACGTGATGTTCTACTCCAAACTTTACATTGGCGACAGTCAAAGTATGGCAGTAGAAGCGGCGATGCTGGGAGTTCCATCAGTGAGATTTAATGATTTTGCAGGGAAAATAAGTGTTTTAGAAGAGTTGGAGCATAAATATGGATTAACATTTGGAATCAAAACGGAGAACAAGAATAAACTCTATGAAAAAGTGCAAGAATTGCTTTTAGTAGAAAATCTTAGTGAAGAGTTTCAGTTAAGAAGAAAAAAAATGCTTGCTGATAAAATAGATGTTACGGCATTTTTAGTTTGGTTTATTGAGAATTTTCCTCAGAGTAAACAAATAATGAAGAAAAATCCCGATTGTCAAAATGTGTTTAAGTGA
- a CDS encoding Group 1 family glycosyl transferase, translating into MKIAFLFGSLNRGGTETLMLDVCKNLKKEDFKAIGVYRKGGALENDFVRSGVPFYKLRTRKNIISYLWKLRKLILTHHIDILHAQQPIDALYARLACIFTRKKIILTFHSFDFNSNKCLLNYIIKKTDLNIFVSEYQKKYYENKYKLISSKQSVIYNGIDFKKLESAINSNQDSVLRNELRLNEKTLLLGMVGNFNEGRDHFTICQFLNVLNKTGIDFHFLFVGKRIENFATKYDDCVKFCDENKLQKKVSFLGVRNNVPDILVQLDAFIYATEHDTFGIAVVEAMASGMPVFVNDWEVMNEITEQGELATLYGTKDEKDLLEKFMVYLQNKETYKQNAVDIAKIVKEKYSIELHIENLTEVYSQLNQLTTQPTC; encoded by the coding sequence ATGAAAATAGCTTTTCTTTTTGGTTCATTAAATCGCGGCGGAACAGAAACATTGATGCTGGATGTATGTAAAAACCTTAAAAAAGAGGATTTCAAGGCGATAGGCGTTTATAGAAAAGGAGGGGCTCTGGAAAATGATTTTGTGAGATCAGGCGTTCCTTTTTATAAATTACGTACAAGGAAAAACATTATATCCTATCTGTGGAAATTAAGAAAACTTATTCTTACGCATCATATTGATATCTTGCATGCACAACAGCCCATTGATGCACTTTATGCCCGGTTAGCTTGTATATTTACTAGAAAAAAAATAATTCTAACCTTTCACAGTTTCGATTTTAATTCCAATAAATGTTTATTAAACTATATAATAAAAAAAACGGATTTAAATATTTTTGTGAGTGAATATCAAAAAAAATATTATGAAAATAAGTATAAGCTAATCAGTTCTAAACAATCGGTGATTTATAATGGCATCGATTTTAAAAAATTGGAATCAGCGATAAACTCCAATCAAGATAGTGTTTTAAGGAACGAATTACGCTTGAATGAAAAAACNCTATTGTTGGGAATGGTCGGAAATTTCAATGAAGGAAGAGATCATTTTACGATTTGCCAATTTCTAAATGTTTTAAATAAAACAGGTATTGATTTTCATTTTTTGTTTGTGGGAAAACGTATTGAAAATTTTGCAACAAAATACGATGATTGCGTAAAGTTTTGCGACGAAAACAAATTACAAAAGAAAGTGTCGTTTCTTGGGGTAAGAAACAATGTGCCGGATATCTTGGTTCAATTAGATGCATTTATTTATGCCACAGAACATGATACTTTTGGCATAGCAGTGGTAGAAGCAATGGCGTCAGGTATGCCTGTTTTTGTAAATGATTGGGAAGTAATGAATGAGATAACGGAACAAGGAGAACTTGCCACATTATACGGAACAAAGGATGAAAAAGATTTACTTGAAAAATTTATGGTATATTTGCAGAATAAGGAAACGTATAAACAAAACGCAGTCGATATTGCTAAAATTGTAAAAGAGAAATACAGCATAGAACTGCATATTGAAAATTTAACAGAGGTTTATTCTCAACTCAACCAATTAACAACTCAACCAACTTGCTGA
- a CDS encoding hypothetical protein (Evidence 5 : Unknown function): MAKNVIIVVDLDKTLIDFDSFRILTLRNIYKFRVLYLLLLRKLRIISSFKFKKQIMTYLINRNGKEYFNQFADELTEKININILGKITNIKSTNDLIVVLSASPQLYVSIIAKNMGWIGYGSTFSGIDENNQDRHLYGNEKLNFLLNNYPLNLYKYKYGISDSFSDLKMLSYFDNYELIKTK; this comes from the coding sequence ATGGCTAAAAATGTTATAATAGTTGTTGATTTAGATAAAACATTAATAGATTTTGATTCTTTTCGTATATTAACACTAAGAAATATATACAAATTTAGAGTATTATATCTTTTATTGTTACGTAAATTAAGAATAATCAGTAGTTTTAAATTCAAAAAACAAATAATGACGTACCTAATTAATAGAAATGGGAAAGAATATTTTAATCAATTTGCTGATGAACTTACTGAAAAAATAAATATTAATATTTTAGGCAAAATCACAAATATAAAATCAACCAATGATTTGATTGTTGTATTAAGTGCTTCCCCTCAACTTTATGTTTCTATTATAGCTAAAAATATGGGTTGGATTGGTTATGGTAGTACTTTTTCTGGAATTGATGAAAACAATCAAGACAGACATCTGTATGGCAATGAGAAACTGAATTTCTTATTAAATAACTACCCTTTGAACTTATATAAGTATAAATATGGAATATCAGATTCGTTTTCAGACTTAAAAATGTTAAGTTATTTTGATAATTACGAACTAATAAAAACTAAATAA
- a CDS encoding putative Candidate beta-D-/alpha-L glycosyltransferase Glycosyltransferase family 2 (Evidence 3 : Putative function from multiple computational evidences), giving the protein MKFSVIIPLYNKAPYVEKAIRSVLNQTYKEFEVIIVDGTAPQPPKGGTLSDEEVIDDFVKEKLIIENGCFTNCIWKTMHGDISGGFFSEKDTGIYNAMNKGIKIAKGEYVQFLNSGDCLVDEKVVENMLFQLSTFNFPTIMYGNMLKEMFSGKILRDKGFAVLQPTMLDFYTGTLNHSSAYIQRSLFEKYALYDENLKIVSDWKWYLQAIVFGGEQIQYVDIDVTLFDMSGISNTNSEQDKAERLKVLQEFLPSKILEDYQIWSFPISQLKRIKRYAFVDKFFYFVERMLFRIENPKSRKKYIRT; this is encoded by the coding sequence ATGAAGTTTTCCGTTATCATACCATTATACAACAAAGCTCCTTATGTAGAAAAAGCAATTCGTTCGGTGCTGAATCAAACTTACAAAGAGTTTGAAGTCATTATAGTGGATGGGACTGCCCCCCAGCCCCCTAAAGGGGGAACTTTGTCTGATGAGGAAGTTATTGACGACTTTGTAAAAGAAAAATTAATAATAGAAAATGGTTGTTTTACTAATTGTATTTGGAAAACAATGCACGGTGATATAAGTGGTGGTTTTTTCTCTGAAAAAGATACGGGTATTTATAATGCCATGAACAAAGGCATAAAAATAGCAAAAGGGGAGTATGTGCAGTTTTTGAATTCGGGAGATTGTTTGGTTGATGAAAAAGTAGTAGAAAATATGCTCTTTCAACTTTCAACTTTCAACTTTCCAACTATTATGTATGGTAATATGTTGAAAGAGATGTTTTCCGGAAAAATTTTACGTGACAAAGGTTTTGCAGTGTTACAGCCTACTATGCTTGATTTTTATACCGGAACATTAAATCATTCTTCAGCTTATATTCAAAGAAGTCTATTTGAAAAATACGCTTTGTATGATGAAAACCTTAAAATTGTTTCCGATTGGAAATGGTATTTACAGGCAATTGTTTTTGGCGGGGAGCAAATTCAATATGTTGACATAGATGTTACTTTGTTTGATATGAGTGGTATCAGTAATACTAATTCCGAGCAGGATAAAGCCGAGCGATTGAAAGTATTGCAGGAATTTTTACCGTCTAAAATTTTAGAGGATTATCAAATATGGTCATTCCCCATAAGTCAATTGAAAAGAATAAAACGATATGCTTTTGTGGATAAATTTTTCTATTTTGTAGAAAGAATGCTTTTTAGAATAGAAAATCCCAAATCACGTAAAAAATATATTCGTACATAA
- a CDS encoding Glycosyl transferase group 1: MRVLIVCSKNSGRIAPFITEQVDGLNKYGIETDFFTIEQKGIMGYLKSIKPLIRKIKEFQPDLVHAHYGLSGLLTNLQRKIPVVTTYHGSDINHNAAFRFSXWSIRLSKYNIFVSHKNVEKAKVKSKYALIPCGVDTELFSPQDKKGCREKLKLHADTKYVLFAGXFYNSVKNPELAISAVNELENXKLIELKGYTRNEVACLMNGVDVCLMTSFTEGSPQFIKEAMACNCPIVSVNVGDVKEVIGDTEGCYVCETYDVKEVMEKLRMALQFGNRTGSRKRIKELGLDSETISNKLISIYKQVKG, encoded by the coding sequence ATGAGGGTATTAATAGTTTGCAGTAAAAATTCGGGTAGAATTGCACCGTTTATCACAGAACAGGTAGATGGATTAAATAAATATGGTATTGAAACTGATTTTTTTACTATTGAACAAAAAGGAATAATGGGCTATCTCAAGAGTATAAAACCTCTGATAAGGAAGATAAAAGAGTTTCAGCCCGATCTTGTACATGCACATTACGGTTTATCAGGATTGTTGACAAATCTCCAGCGTAAGATTCCGGTAGTTACTACGTACCATGGCAGCGACATTAATCATAACGCTGCTTTTCGTTTTTCCNNATGGAGTATTAGATTATCNAAATATAATATCTTTGTATCACACAAAAATGTAGAAAAAGCAAAAGTAAAAAGCAAATATGCTTTAATACCTTGCGGAGTAGATACAGAATTATTTTCTCCCCAAGATAAAAAGGGATGCCGGGAAAAATTAAAATTACACGCCGACACCAAATATGTATTGTTTGCAGGANCATTTTATAATTCGGTAAAAAATCCCGAATTGGCTATAAGTGCAGTGAACGAATTGGAGAATNTTAAACTGATAGAATTGAAAGGATACACAAGAAATGAAGTGGCTTGCTTGATGAATGGGGTGGATGTTTGTTTAATGACTAGTTTTACCGAAGGGTCGCCACAATTTATCAAGGAAGCAATGGCTTGTAATTGCCCTATTGTAAGTGTGAATGTAGGCGATGTGAAAGAAGTAATAGGAGATACGGAAGGATGTTATGTGTGTGAGACTTATGATGTGAAAGAAGTGATGGAGAAATTACGGATGGCGTTACAATTTGGAAACAGAACCGGTAGTAGAAAGAGAATCAAAGAGTTGGGACTGGATTCTGAAACTATTTCAAATAAACTCATAAGTATATACAAACAAGTTAAAGGATAA